GGCAAAGAAGTCATTCACTTCCATGCGCATGGTCTGAGGGTTGAAGCTCGCCCCCACGGGGTTCTGCATCCAGCCATTGGCGACCAGAATCCATAGGGCCGAAAAGTTGGTGCCTATGGCCATCAAGCAGGTGACGATCAGGTGCTTGACCTTGGAGAGGCGATCCCAGCCAAAGAAGAACAGGCCAACAAAGGTCGCTTCCATGAAGAAGGCCATCAAACCCTCGATCGCCAGCGGCGCACCAAAGATGTCGCCCACATAGTGGCTGTAGTAGCTCCAGTTCATGCCGAACTGGAACTCCATCACCACGCCGGTGGCCACACCCATGGCGAAGTTGATGCCGAACAGCACGCCCCAGAACTTGGTCATGTCGCGCCAGATGGCTCGTCCGGTCATCACATACACCGTCTCCATGATGGCAACGAGTATGGACAGGCCCAATGTCAGCGGCACAAACAGAAAGTGGTAGAGCGCCGTTATCGCAAACTGCAGTCGCGATAAATCGACGATATCGAGGTCCATGGTCAGGTCCTTTCTCTCGGTACTTTAAAAATCAATCGGAAAAACATATGGACTGCGGTGCAACAGCACCCAGCGCATCGGGTCGCAGCCTTGTCATCAGCTGCTCAAACTCTGGGGTGCCGTGCAGGGCTTGCGCTCTTACTTGCCCTGCCTGCAGATACACAATGCGATCGGCGAGACTCGCCTCACGCTGCCAATGCGTGGCAAAAATCAGCGTTCGCGCGCCGCTCTCGGCTGCCTGTGCCAGGCACTGCAAAACGTCAGCAGCAGTGACGGCATCCAGTCCCTCGGTCACCTCATCAAGCAGCCAGCAGCGGTCTGGGCTCAGCAGCAGTCTGGCCAGTGCCAGCCGGCGCGACTGGCCTCCGGACAGGCCGAGGCCTCCCTCACCCAGCATGGTGTCCAGCCCCTGTGGCAGGGCCATGACGTCGCTTCTGAGACCTGCAGCCTGCAGGGCGGCCCACAATTGCTCATCGCCGGCCCTGGCATCGGCCAGCCTCAGGTTGTTGCGCAGGCTGTCCTGAAAAAGCTCGGTTCTCTGTGTCATCCAGCTGCAACTGCGGGCCTGAACCACGCCCTCGTCCGGCTGCTGCTCGCCCGCCATCAAATGCAGCAAGCTGGTCTTGCCTGCGCCGCTGCTGCCGATCAGCGCCACGCGCTCGCCCTGGCGCACGTTCAGGTCTATCGGGCCCAATTGACGAAGTCGGACAGCCTGTAGGCTGACGGCCAGCTTCTGCACAGGCTGCTGTGGACTCTCTGCCACTTCGGCCTTGGCCGCCAGCGGGGGAGCCAGCCTGCGCAGCGCCAGCCAGGTACGTCCGGCCTGTTCTGCCCCTCTGCGCAGGGCTGCAAACGGCTCCATTGCCGACAGTGCCAGCAAAATACCCAGCGCAGCAACCGGCGCGTTGATGCGCTCCTGCTCTATCAACCAGGCCATCAGCAGCACGGATGCACTCAAGGTCATGGCAGACACCGCCCCATAAGCCTGGGCGGCAGCCGCTTCGGATTGATAAAGCCGCTCATCGGCCTGTGCACAGCGCGCATCGCTGTGCAGCACCTGTTGCACCTGGGCAGGCAACTGGCCTGCCATCAGCAGCTCGGTCTGGCCTGCAACCAGATCTACGGTCTGGGCACGCATGGCTTCCAGAGCCATGGCACGGCGCACGGCGGCCTTGCGGCTGCGCAAACCATGCCACAGGGCAATGCCCCAACCAGCCAGCAGCAGCCACGCCAGGGTCAACAGGCCCAGCCACCAGCGCATGAATCCGTAGGCCAGAGCTGCCAGCAAGGCCGCGCCCAGCGCCGCGACGGCCGGCACCAGCAGGCGCAGATAAAGATTGTCCAGGGCGTCCACGTCGGAGGTCAGGCGCTGCAACAGCCTTGCCGGGCGCTGCAACAGCAGGCGGGCGGCCTGCGGGCGAGCCCAGCTCAGAAACAGTCTCTGGCGCAAAGCGGCCAGCACGGCCAGCGTGGCATCGTGGGTCACCAGGCGCTCGGCATAGCGGGCACCGGTGCGGCCCACGGCCAGCAGGCGAATGCCGGCCGACGGCATGAACACATCGAACACCAGAGCCGTGGCAGGCACCAGCCCGGCCAGGGCCGTGGCCGTGATGAACCAGCCCGACAAGCCCAGCAATGCCATGCCCATCAGCACCGTGAGCGCTGCCAGGGCGGCACCGCCCAGCCAGAGCTTGCGCGGCGCCATCTGGCCCAGCAGCTTCAGCATTTCGCGCATTGAAATGTCCCGTGTCTTCATACCTGCGACTCCTGCTCCCGTCGCAACAGTGGCAGCTCGATCACGCGATCCATGGCTGCGGCCAGATGCGCATCGTGGGTCGCGACCAGCATGGTGCGCCCCCTGGCCAGATGGCGCAGAGACTGCGTGATCTGGGCCGCTGTCTCGGGATCCAGATGGGCAGTAGGTTCATCGACCAGCAGCAGTCCGGCCTGTGTCTGCGCGGCCATGCGCGCAAGGGCCAGTCTCACCACCTCGCCACCGGAAAGGCCTGCGCCCCCCTCACCCAGGCTTGCGCCGGGGCGATGCGCCAGGGCCTCGTCCAGTGCCGCCAGCTGCGTGGCTTGGGCAATCTGTTCGGGTCCTACAGAGTGGCGCCCCAGCGCAATATTGCGCGCGGCCGAGCCGGCAAAGACATGGGGCAACTGACCCAGCCAGGCCATGCGCCGGCGCAACTGGGTAGCACTGCCGGCCTCAAGCGTTTGCCGGTCGACTTCGATACGGCCTTGCTGTACCGGCAAAAGGCCGGCAATCTGCGCCAGCAGCACGGACTTGCCGCTGCCGCTGGGACTCCACAGCGCCACATGCTCGCCGGCCTGTATGTGCAAAGACAGCGGCGCGAGGCTGGAGTCACTGCCTGGCGCCTGGACCTTGAGTTCCGAAACGCTTACGGACACAGGCTGGCCAAGCCATGATTGCTCATCGACCGGAGATGCTTCAGCGGCATGCTGTGCACCGACAATCTGCATGGACTGCGCCCGCATGCTCTCCAAGGTCTGCAGCGCTGCCTCGCCTGCGGCTCTGTCATGCCAGACGGCCGAGAGATCGCGCAAAGGCTCGAAAAATGCCGGCGCCAGCAGCAGCACGAACATGGCCTGGCCCAGACCGAGCTTGTCGCCCCAGGCTCCGAAGTTCAGCGTGCCCAGCAGGTGAAAACCTATATAGACGGCCACCATGGCCACGCCCAGTGCCGAGAAAAGCTCCAGCACCGCAGAAGACAGAAAGGCAATGCGCAGCACGCGCATGGTGCGGGCGCGCAGACCTTCGGCATGGTCACGCAGCCGCTGACCTGTCAGTTCCACGGCATGCAGAGCACGCAACGTGCTCAGACCGCGCAGGCGGTCCAGCAGGAAAGCGTTCATATGGCCCAGCTGCAGCATCTGCTCTTCGCTGGCCGCCTTGGCACGCCAGCCCACGATCGCCATGAAAAGCGGAATCAGCGGCGCGGCAACCATCAGAATCAGAGCCGCCACCCATGACTGCAAGGCCACGGCAGCCAAAATCACCAGGGGCAGCAGACGCACACGCCACATCGCGCTCTGGTAACGCGCCAGCCACGGAACAATGGCCTCTGCCTGCTCGGCCATGGCGCTGGCGGCCTGGCCGGAGGCAGGGCGGCTCTTGTCCAGCGGCGATGCCTGAGCCAGCGACTGCGCCACCCGGGCGCGCAAGCTGCTGAGCTGCGCGCGCGCTGCACGGTTGGCCAGCATGCCGCCATGGCCTTCTGTCCAGGCTCGCAGCAAGCCCAGCAACAACACGCCAGCCGCCATGGGCCAGACGGCCGCCATGCCCTGACCGTTGGCCATGAGTTGCACAGCCCAGGCCAGCAAGGCTGCCTGCGGCAACCATATCAGAGCGGCAAACACCTGCCACACAGCTCCCGCGCTGGGGCGACGGATGACGCTCGCCAACTCGGCATGTGCTGTATCGACCTGATTGTCGGTGGAGGAAGAAGGGGTGTGCTGCATTTCTCAATTTTCAGTATTTACTGAAATTAACGGAATACTACTCTTCTTTTGACAATCATCATGACTTGATATGCAAAAGCCAATTGCAGGACCAGGCCTACATTGATACGCATCAACTCCGAAGCGATTTAACAAGGGTTAACCCTTGTTAAAGTCGTGCTTGAGCAACATCAAGCGAGCAAGCCGCCCATAAAAAACGGCGTCCGAAGACGCCGTTGGCACAGAAGATAGTGAACTGCCTCAGGCAACCAGCAGGCTGGCCTTGGCTTCGGCATATTCACGCTTGAGGCGAGCCACCAGCTCGGCCGTGGGCTGCACCTTGTCGACGGCACCGATGCCCTGGCCGCAGCCCCAGATGTCCTTCCAGGCCTTTTGCGCGCCGCCGCCAAAATTCATCTTGCTGGGGTCGGACTCGGGCAGGTTCTCCGGATCCAGACCTGCCGCACGAATCGACGGTGCCAGATAGTTGCCATGCACGCCGGTGAACAGATTGCTGTAGACCACGTCGTCGGAGTTGCCCTCGACAATCGCCTGCTTGTAGGCTTCCACGGCACGCGCCTCGTCAGTGGCGATGAAGGCCGAGCCGATATAGGCAAAGTCCGCACCCATCGCCTGGGCCGCGAGAACCGCTCCCCCCGTGGCAATCGATCCGGACAGCGCCAGCGGGCCGTCAAACCATTGGCGAATTTCCTGCACCAGGGCAAACGGGCTCTTCACACCCGCATGGCCGCCAGCACCGGCTGCCACGGCGATCAGGCCGTCGGCACCTTTTTCAATGGCCTTGCGCGCAAACTTGTTGTTGATGATGTCGTGCAGCACCACACCACCCCAGCTGTGCACGGCCTGGTTCACATCTTCACGCGCGCCCAGGCTGGTGATGATGATGGGCACCTTGTACTTGGCGCAGACCTGCATGTCGTGCTCGAGACGGTCATTGCTCTTGTGCACGATCTGGTTGATGGCGAATGGAGCCGAAGGGCGATCGGGGTGGGCCTTGTCCCAGGCAGCCAGAGTCTCGGTGATCTCCGCCAGCCAGTCCTCCAGCTGCTCGGCCGGACGGGCATTGAGAGAAGGCATGGAGCCGACAATGCCGGCCTTGCACTGCTCGATGACAAGCTTTGGATTGCTGATGATGAAAAGCGGCGAGCCGATGACAGGCAAAGCCAGCTTTTTGAGGGCGGGTGGCAGCTTGGACATATGTTGTCTCCTTCTTCGTTTTATAAATAAAAAAGGCTGTAGCGTTTATTCCAAATACGCAGGCAGCTCTTATTTCAGAAGCAGTTCGAAGGCCGGCTCACTGTTTGCACCCCTGTGCCGACGATGAGGCCGTCCGACTGGCCGGTGGCCAGTTTCGCCTGCCATGACACCACTTCCTGTCCCCTGGGCAACAGTTTCTGCATCTGTTTTGCACGGCGGATCATCGTGATGGAAGTGGCTGCAAAAAAGGCCTGAACGCGATGCGTTTCAGGCCTTGCTTTCTTACTGCGTCACACGCCCGGCGGCGTTGACGATGGACAGGTCCACATATTTGGATCCCACTTGCCCGGGCTTGAAGTTCACCCAGTAGCCGCCCAGGTCATAAGACTCCAGTCCGCGCAAGGCGGCACTCATTTTTTCCGGCGTCAGCGGCTGGCTGCGACGCATGGCCTCCACGATGACCTTGGCATTCACAAAGCCTTCCATCATGGCAAAGCTCACCGGAACGTCCAGGGACTTGCCTGCTGCAATCGTCGCGTCGCGAAACTCCTTGTTGAGCTTGCCCGATACCTTGTAGGGACTGGGCACTACCTGGGCAATCGACAGACCGCTCATGTACTCAACAGGAAGACGCTTGGCCAACTGCTCGATATCGGCCTCCGCCGTGGCATAGACTTGGGCGGTACCGCCCTCCATGCGATATGCCTCGACAAATGCCGCCGTGGCAGGGCTGGAAGCCACCAGCAAAATGGCTTGAGGCGAAGTCTTCGCAGCCTGCAGCTCCTGCACAGCCTTGTCCGAGCCACCTCGGCTCTTGAGCATGGCCGATCCCACCAGCTTGGCCCCGCTTGGGTTCACGGCCTTGGTCACCAAGGCCGTCAGCTCCTGCGCATCGGGACGCTCCTCGAACACCAACGCCAGCCGCGTGATGCCTACGGTGGCCAGATGGGTGGAAATCTTTGCGATCTGCTCGACAAGCCCTGCACGCGTGGAGAACATCTGGGGTGATGCCAGCACACGGGTGTCCGTGCTCTGATAACCCACCAGCGGAATCTGCGAGCTATCCAGAGCCTTGCTCTCCAGCAAGGCCGAGAGATTGCGATTGCCGAAATAGCCTGCCAGCACCACGGGCTTGGATTCGCTCAGCAGCTTGCGCGTCTTGGTCACGGTCTCTTCGGGATGGCCCACATCATCAAGCACGGCCAGCTCCACAGGTTGGCCCTGCACACCACCTGCCTTGTTGACCTGGTCAAAGTACAGACGCATGCCCTGCGCATAGGCCCGCCCCTGACTGGCTTCAGCCCCCGACATCGGGGCCACCTGACCTACCGTCCAGGCCTGCGCCACCAAAGCAGCACCTGCATACATGGCGACCAAACCGGCTCGCGCCAACACCCAATGCTTGC
This region of Comamonas thiooxydans genomic DNA includes:
- a CDS encoding amino acid ABC transporter ATP-binding/permease protein, whose protein sequence is MKTRDISMREMLKLLGQMAPRKLWLGGAALAALTVLMGMALLGLSGWFITATALAGLVPATALVFDVFMPSAGIRLLAVGRTGARYAERLVTHDATLAVLAALRQRLFLSWARPQAARLLLQRPARLLQRLTSDVDALDNLYLRLLVPAVAALGAALLAALAYGFMRWWLGLLTLAWLLLAGWGIALWHGLRSRKAAVRRAMALEAMRAQTVDLVAGQTELLMAGQLPAQVQQVLHSDARCAQADERLYQSEAAAAQAYGAVSAMTLSASVLLMAWLIEQERINAPVAALGILLALSAMEPFAALRRGAEQAGRTWLALRRLAPPLAAKAEVAESPQQPVQKLAVSLQAVRLRQLGPIDLNVRQGERVALIGSSGAGKTSLLHLMAGEQQPDEGVVQARSCSWMTQRTELFQDSLRNNLRLADARAGDEQLWAALQAAGLRSDVMALPQGLDTMLGEGGLGLSGGQSRRLALARLLLSPDRCWLLDEVTEGLDAVTAADVLQCLAQAAESGARTLIFATHWQREASLADRIVYLQAGQVRAQALHGTPEFEQLMTRLRPDALGAVAPQSICFSD
- a CDS encoding nitronate monooxygenase family protein, whose protein sequence is MSKLPPALKKLALPVIGSPLFIISNPKLVIEQCKAGIVGSMPSLNARPAEQLEDWLAEITETLAAWDKAHPDRPSAPFAINQIVHKSNDRLEHDMQVCAKYKVPIIITSLGAREDVNQAVHSWGGVVLHDIINNKFARKAIEKGADGLIAVAAGAGGHAGVKSPFALVQEIRQWFDGPLALSGSIATGGAVLAAQAMGADFAYIGSAFIATDEARAVEAYKQAIVEGNSDDVVYSNLFTGVHGNYLAPSIRAAGLDPENLPESDPSKMNFGGGAQKAWKDIWGCGQGIGAVDKVQPTAELVARLKREYAEAKASLLVA
- a CDS encoding ABC transporter substrate-binding protein produces the protein MNRKHWVLARAGLVAMYAGAALVAQAWTVGQVAPMSGAEASQGRAYAQGMRLYFDQVNKAGGVQGQPVELAVLDDVGHPEETVTKTRKLLSESKPVVLAGYFGNRNLSALLESKALDSSQIPLVGYQSTDTRVLASPQMFSTRAGLVEQIAKISTHLATVGITRLALVFEERPDAQELTALVTKAVNPSGAKLVGSAMLKSRGGSDKAVQELQAAKTSPQAILLVASSPATAAFVEAYRMEGGTAQVYATAEADIEQLAKRLPVEYMSGLSIAQVVPSPYKVSGKLNKEFRDATIAAGKSLDVPVSFAMMEGFVNAKVIVEAMRRSQPLTPEKMSAALRGLESYDLGGYWVNFKPGQVGSKYVDLSIVNAAGRVTQ
- the cydD gene encoding thiol reductant ABC exporter subunit CydD; protein product: MQHTPSSSTDNQVDTAHAELASVIRRPSAGAVWQVFAALIWLPQAALLAWAVQLMANGQGMAAVWPMAAGVLLLGLLRAWTEGHGGMLANRAARAQLSSLRARVAQSLAQASPLDKSRPASGQAASAMAEQAEAIVPWLARYQSAMWRVRLLPLVILAAVALQSWVAALILMVAAPLIPLFMAIVGWRAKAASEEQMLQLGHMNAFLLDRLRGLSTLRALHAVELTGQRLRDHAEGLRARTMRVLRIAFLSSAVLELFSALGVAMVAVYIGFHLLGTLNFGAWGDKLGLGQAMFVLLLAPAFFEPLRDLSAVWHDRAAGEAALQTLESMRAQSMQIVGAQHAAEASPVDEQSWLGQPVSVSVSELKVQAPGSDSSLAPLSLHIQAGEHVALWSPSGSGKSVLLAQIAGLLPVQQGRIEVDRQTLEAGSATQLRRRMAWLGQLPHVFAGSAARNIALGRHSVGPEQIAQATQLAALDEALAHRPGASLGEGGAGLSGGEVVRLALARMAAQTQAGLLLVDEPTAHLDPETAAQITQSLRHLARGRTMLVATHDAHLAAAMDRVIELPLLRREQESQV